A stretch of Arachis hypogaea cultivar Tifrunner chromosome 15, arahy.Tifrunner.gnm2.J5K5, whole genome shotgun sequence DNA encodes these proteins:
- the LOC112748378 gene encoding arginine decarboxylase 1A, chloroplastic-like translates to MLKIVKKATDSISCGGLGLQLPLMVHFPDILKNCLESLQSAFYYAIQSRRYGSHYQGVYPVKCNQDQKLALNTVIVLEQEEELDMIIDLSKKLCIRPVIGFRAKLRTKHSGHFGSTSGEKGKFGLTTAQIVRVMKKLQILGMLDCLQLLHFHIGSMIPSTLLLAHGVSEAAQICCELKG, encoded by the exons ATGCTCAAGATCGTGAAGAAAGCTACTGACTCCATCTCATGTGGCGGTCTCGGCCTACAGCTGCCTCTCATGGTTCACTTCCCTGATATCCTCAAGAACTGCCTCGAATCCCTTCAATCAGCCTTCTACTACGCGATCCAGTCTCGCAGATACGGCTCTCACTATCAGGGGGTCTACCCGGTGAAGTGCAATCAGGACCA GAAGCTTGCCTTGAACACCGTGATTGTTCTAGAGCAAGAGGAAGAGCTTGACATGATAATCGATCTCAGCAAAAAGCTATGCATCAGACCGGTGATTGGCTTCCGGGCCAAGCTGAGGACCAAGCATTCGGGGCACTTTGGGTCCACTTCGGGAGAGAAGGGCAAGTTTGGGTTAACCACGGCTCAGATTGTGAGGGTTATGAAGAAGCTTCAAATCTTGGGCATGCTTGATTGCCTGCAGTTGTTGCACTTTCACATTGGATCCATGATCCCATCCACTTTGCTCCTTGCCCATGGAGTTTCGGAGGCTGCACAGATATGCTGTGAGCTAAAAGGGTAA